The genomic window cgagaacgcggcagctgtgtgagccgtcataaactggccatattttccagcctcttgtggcgtccctcagactctgaaggctgaatagtgcagagtgtctgagggggcgctccaataacagctcagttcagtgacgctcgaagtgcttgtgctgcgagacagtcaatgttagagcgtggggactgcagtgagagggttggatgtgcatagcagtccaacagcactcttcagtggagggcacagaccccggcaaacatagaaggaaatgcatgcgtcaactcgctgtgtttcgttgtgtataatcctgaagcgtgtccacggcaggatttaaaccaacaagataaacatagggccacgccgctagcgagaacgcggcagctgtgtgagccgtcataaactggccaaattcgccagtctcttgtgccgtccctcaaactctgaagacgaattgtgcagtgtctgaggggcgctcaaataacagctcagttcaatgacgctcgaagtgcttgtgctgcgagacagtcaatgttagagcgtgggggagaacgagaggcttctcgtaaagaaCCGTAATATGAGAATGAAATTTTTcccgaaatagacacgactcgatacgtctagacgagactaggtcgcggcggagttAGGCGCGATCCGTTtggctagagaggtagtcaaacggcatcgctatataatagcaTGTCACTAAATCGTGGCAAAAACCCgcgccgttcgtgatatgcgctgataaggctgcttccaggacctcgaacctcttggtggaggtccgtgagaagggtagtTTATCCACCGCGTGGATAGCCACATATTAGCACACTGAGAaaggggaagcgcgtttctcctgtccgctcggagggagagaaccgcttatgccggtcagagcctactctgagtagaagctgcggtagacaacatagtataaagcaaaactgctctgattaacgcgctcgagtaggggagagcgagcaagtggaaaatccagtgcatcactgtactcatagtcaagccgcacatatcgcccctaaccaacacctcgtgcggggcctcggcgaccgcagaagcgaacggtgggggttagacgcgaggcgactgaagaaatagactccagagcgcggattactttcttattttaccatagccgtaggctatcacagagagaacatgagagaggctgcaaacgaatctctcatgagtgcctccctgtgataaacccatatacggctcttacctttcgttgactcatcgcgtccgcgaaagaggagttaacactgctcgaagaaaatcgctggagaacgcgagatgatagggcacagatgattcgctattcctgaaggaatgaaatctgagcgaaatggcgcgctgcacccaggtatatcatgcgtgcgcatgcgcagggtggtgctatgcgccatttggccaataggattggcgggatggtatagggcttcagacattcgtcacaccagaggtgttcccatacgtggtgacgtcaccgcagcatcgaagtgacctatgatagggaacttGCAGACAGCGCGTGCAACAAAATTAAGTCGGCGACAAATTAATATAGATATTATTAAATTATCCAATTTGTCAGACGTATTCGTTGTAACTCTGACTAGTTGTTATTGACAAATTGTGTTTGTTAGCACTTATTTATAATTTGCCCTCCAGCAGCCCCGCGTTTGACGTTTGTATCTTGAACTAATTTCAAGATGCAagaattattgttattactattagcTTAAAAAAGTGACAATTTGAACCAACTAAAAACTGTTGTATCTATGTAACCAACGTTTGAAAATGAAGAATGTGGAAGAAACATGTTGTGTTGTCACAGTGTCCGAGAAGCCACTCAACCTCACATCTGGATCTCAGAATAAAGAACTAAGCTGTAGTGGAGTGTTTCTGAATTACCAGGCTGGGATTGTAGTCTGTAGTGGCATTTTGTTCTCACGCTTTATCAATGACAGACAGTGCATGGAGAAAAACGCGAAAATTTTACATTCCGAGAGTTTCACTAAAGAGATACAAGTTAGTTTAGATTACATTCACCTTTGTGCCAACCAATCGTGTGCAACGGACAGACGCAATACGAGCCGTCAAGAGGCTCAACTGTTAATGATGATCAATTGTGTGGAGTTTCAAGATGCATTTCAGAAGATCTTCAAAGGGGCTGATAACTGGGGCTTTTGTAGTGGCACATTGGATACAGAAGTTCTAGAAGACTCCAGGTTTTTAAGTTGGTTTGCACTTTTAAAAGTGCCGACTTCATCCTCATGCACCTGTAAGGAAACTATTCCATGGGTGGAGAGTGGCAGTCTTAAAAAGGGATGTCATGTCATCGCATGTGGGTCTCCTTTTGGTGCTCTCTGTCCAGACCTCTTCATGAACACAATTAGTAAAGGTATAATTAGTAATCTGGCAGGTCATGAGAATGCCCTGGTCCTGACTGATGCCCGCTGCTTGCCTGGCACCGAAGGAGGTGGTGTTTTTATTAGTAAAGGAAACAGATCTTACCTTGTGGGTTTGATCGTTTCACCACTTTGCTGGAAATCAGATGAATGGATTGGGCTGACACTTGTGTGCTCGGTTCACCTGATTCTGAAAAACATGCTAAAGGCTGGTGCCATCCAGGAGTCACTGATAGAAAAGTCATCTCAGTTAATTACTGGCTCTTTTCAAGATCCATTAACTACAAACCGAAAACCAGGCTCTGAATTTTTCACTGGAGTTCTGCTGATTGAGAGCGGCCATCTGTGGGGTTCTGGTGTGCTGCTAAACCAGAATCTGGTTCTGACCTGCAGGCATGTAGTGAATGAAAAATCTGAGCTCACAGTCAGAGTCAACTTTGGAGAAAGGTAATCTGCTTTGAATTCATTACTTATAATTATAAGGCCTAAAGAAGTGTCATTTTGTTTGGTGACCTTTGGTAAACATGCTACATGTTACTTGTATTTTAATCACTGTGGGACTTGTAATATCTAAACTTTCCACCTCAGATTTCATGCAGTAAGTGGTAAGGTGCTGTATTCATCAGCACCATCATCTCCCTATGATATCGCTGTAATGGAGCTTCAGGAACCTCTTGCCGCCTCCGTAAAAACACAGTTTACCACATACCTTCACCCAGGTAATTTGCTGCAAACCTGTTTTATTGAGACTCATATTTAGCCATGTTTGATTCGAGATTTCTGTGGATGTCTAATGCTACCAACATAAgacaaaataacatttgtttatcCAGTGTGTCACTTTATGTGTGTGATAATTTCATATCCAAATATCAGgtggttttgtattaattttgacactacatttatatttttatatttaaccgTACAATGATTATTAATGTGATATCcgatactgtatttttttacattcaaaatataacTGGAAGTGTACTTTTGTCAAATAAGAATAAATCATGCTTTGATAAATCATATAGAAATAAACAGGCAAAATTGTGACACACATATAATTCTAAGATAAAAGTTGAAATGGTTATGGCATGaaatgtcaaaattatgagaagtcataaatatttatgacataaaaagtgAACTATTACATAATTATGACTTATGGCATTATGGCAAGTCAAgtgacaaaataaaagtaaatgcaaaaaatTATGACAGCAATTATGACcgtaagtcagaattgtgaaattattattattgtgtcatTTCAGCATAAAAATCGGTGTAATTAAATTTCATTGAtacttcaaatttattttatctgGACTATTTAATATTACACAGAAATCCTGCTTAAATTCCTGCAACCCTTGAActgatttttattgttgttagatAGAACCAAGTGAACATAATGACtggtcaaaacaaaacatttgacttTTCAGCATTATGTATCATCCTGAAAAGGAACAtagatacatttaaatgcattacacTTACAGATTgatcgctatatatatatatatatatatatatatatatatatatatatatatatacacactaatttaatacatttaaatgaattttgtAACTGTGAGTACTTTGTACCCGTGCAGCCCCTGGAATTCtcatgttgtgtgtttgtttaggtgAGGATGTGCTTGTTGTGGGTTATGGAGCTTTAGGGAGCAGCTGTGGCCCTTCATTGACCTCAGGGATCTTATCCCGAGTTATTACCCATCAGTCACGTCCTGTGATGCTGCAGACTACTTGTGCTGTGCAGTCTGGAGCCAGTGGTGGTGCTGTGCTTCGTTCTGCCACTGGAGAATTGTTAGGTAATATCACACATTT from Carassius auratus strain Wakin unplaced genomic scaffold, ASM336829v1 scaf_tig00015516, whole genome shotgun sequence includes these protein-coding regions:
- the LOC113074863 gene encoding peroxisomal leader peptide-processing protease-like, yielding MKNVEETCCVVTVSEKPLNLTSGSQNKELSCSGVFLNYQAGIVVCSGILFSRFINDRQCMEKNAKILHSESFTKEIQVSLDYIHLCANQSCATDRRNTSRQEAQLLMMINCVEFQDAFQKIFKGADNWGFCSGTLDTEVLEDSRFLSWFALLKVPTSSSCTCKETIPWVESGSLKKGCHVIACGSPFGALCPDLFMNTISKGIISNLAGHENALVLTDARCLPGTEGGGVFISKGNRSYLVGLIVSPLCWKSDEWIGLTLVCSVHLILKNMLKAGAIQESLIEKSSQLITGSFQDPLTTNRKPGSEFFTGVLLIESGHLWGSGVLLNQNLVLTCRHVVNEKSELTVRVNFGERFHAVSGKVLYSSAPSSPYDIAVMELQEPLAASVKTQFTTYLHPGEDVLVVGYGALGSSCGPSLTSGILSRVITHQSRPVMLQTTCAVQSGASGGAVLRSATGELLGIVSSNTRDFAAKVTYPHLNFSIPVTVLEPLLRCFAQTGDAAVFKVLDSAEDDVRKIWRLQSLQSKL